The Solibacillus sp. FSL R7-0682 genome includes a window with the following:
- a CDS encoding LysM peptidoglycan-binding domain-containing protein, which produces MFKKILAFFTIFTVSTFIFVATSDAATHTIKESEHISTIAEKYDTTVKAIMKLNNMKEPELQAGQVIEIPKVVKNTSGEASQTITYTIKEGEHISTIAAKYDTTVKAIMKLNNMKKPDFQAGQVIDIPKVVKKSSGQDKPVITYAIKEGEHISAIAHKYDTTVKAIMKLNDMRKPDIEEGQVIEIPKVVKKVPTEVKQEPTPTPTPDPKPAPEPSKVSPTDPSNVKKTLTVTATAYTAYCKGCSGITKTGINLRKNPDLKVIAVDPKVIPLGSKVWVEGYGVAIAGDIGGAIKGNKIDIFVKNKTDAYEWGRKKVTIKVLKS; this is translated from the coding sequence ATGTTCAAAAAAATATTAGCGTTTTTCACGATATTTACAGTAAGCACTTTTATTTTTGTAGCGACGTCTGATGCGGCAACACATACAATTAAAGAAAGCGAGCATATAAGCACAATTGCCGAAAAGTATGATACGACGGTAAAGGCAATAATGAAGTTAAACAACATGAAAGAGCCTGAACTTCAAGCTGGACAAGTCATTGAGATTCCTAAGGTTGTGAAAAATACATCAGGTGAAGCAAGTCAAACTATTACGTATACAATTAAAGAAGGGGAACACATCAGCACGATCGCTGCAAAGTACGACACAACGGTGAAGGCAATAATGAAATTAAACAATATGAAAAAGCCTGATTTTCAAGCTGGACAAGTTATTGACATTCCTAAAGTCGTGAAAAAATCGTCAGGGCAAGACAAACCAGTAATTACTTATGCCATTAAAGAAGGTGAGCATATAAGTGCAATTGCACATAAATATGATACAACGGTAAAAGCAATAATGAAGCTTAACGATATGAGAAAGCCTGATATTGAAGAGGGACAAGTTATTGAAATCCCAAAAGTAGTAAAAAAAGTTCCAACAGAAGTGAAACAAGAGCCAACGCCGACACCAACTCCAGATCCAAAACCGGCCCCAGAACCATCAAAAGTATCACCTACAGATCCATCGAATGTGAAAAAAACACTGACTGTAACAGCGACAGCTTATACTGCGTATTGTAAAGGATGTTCGGGCATTACAAAAACAGGAATTAATTTACGGAAAAACCCGGATTTAAAAGTTATTGCGGTTGATCCAAAAGTTATTCCTCTAGGTTCAAAGGTTTGGGTAGAAGGGTACGGTGTTGCCATTGCAGGGGATATTGGTGGAGCAATAAAGGGGAATAAAATCGATATTTTCGTAAAAAATAAAACAGATGCCTATGAATGGGGAAGAAAAAAAGTAACGATTAAAGTATTAAAATCTTAA
- a CDS encoding redox protein, whose amino-acid sequence MEAKKVTVTCKNCGEDVLIDFNTVNFSTEIQVMNGKKQQKRTYIEHCPHCHAINTITSENKEDWGNRKGPNIKFFLFSGFFSCLTVIILGILAIYFAFKGFGFIMDWLFN is encoded by the coding sequence ATGGAAGCAAAAAAAGTTACAGTAACATGTAAAAACTGTGGAGAAGACGTGCTTATTGATTTTAATACAGTAAACTTTTCAACAGAAATACAAGTAATGAACGGAAAAAAACAACAAAAAAGAACATATATCGAACATTGTCCTCATTGTCATGCAATTAACACTATTACGAGTGAAAACAAAGAAGACTGGGGCAATAGAAAAGGGCCAAATATTAAATTCTTTTTATTCTCGGGTTTCTTTTCATGTTTGACTGTTATCATTTTAGGTATTTTAGCCATCTATTTTGCATTTAAAGGTTTCGGCTTTATCATGGATTGGTTGTTTAATTAA